The following are from one region of the Helicobacteraceae bacterium genome:
- the pyrF gene encoding orotidine-5'-phosphate decarboxylase — translation MKLCVALDLQSAEENLLVVEKLSGLDLWFKIGLRSFIRDGWAFIDRIKRLGDAPIFLDLKLCDIPNTTADAALEIADRGADMFNIHASAGIRAMETTMSRLNARKTRPIVLAVTALTSFSNDEFASIYHNPIEKSAIDMARFAYNAGLDGAVCSVYESRAIKAACAEHFLSLCPAVRFEGGETDDQFRVATPQTARREGCDFIVMGRPIVCAKNPRDAAINALTLIAAR, via the coding sequence TTGAAGTTATGCGTCGCGCTGGATTTGCAAAGCGCCGAAGAGAACCTGCTAGTCGTCGAAAAGCTAAGCGGCTTAGACCTATGGTTCAAGATCGGGCTTAGGAGTTTTATCCGCGACGGGTGGGCGTTTATAGATAGGATAAAAAGGTTGGGCGACGCGCCTATTTTTTTAGACTTGAAGCTATGCGACATTCCAAACACGACGGCGGACGCGGCGTTAGAGATTGCCGATCGCGGCGCGGATATGTTCAATATTCACGCTTCCGCCGGAATCAGGGCGATGGAAACGACGATGAGCCGCTTAAACGCGCGAAAAACGCGCCCGATTGTTTTGGCGGTTACGGCGCTAACGAGTTTTTCTAACGACGAATTTGCGTCGATCTACCACAACCCAATTGAAAAGTCGGCGATCGATATGGCGCGATTTGCGTATAACGCGGGTTTGGACGGCGCGGTTTGCTCGGTTTATGAAAGTCGCGCGATCAAAGCGGCGTGCGCGGAGCATTTTCTCTCGCTCTGTCCCGCCGTTCGTTTTGAGGGCGGCGAAACCGACGATCAGTTCCGCGTGGCTACGCCTCAAACGGCGCGACGCGAAGGGTGCGATTTCATCGTTATGGGGCGCCCGATCGTTTGCGCAAAAAATCCGCGAGACGCGGCGATAAACGCTTTAACGTTGATCGCGGCGCGTTAA
- the nusB gene encoding transcription antitermination factor NusB: MSARRRSRLIAAQALYAYDMGNTRQDLMDGFLAETKIAQKYKEFAVSLFEKTCANLSAIDAEIASKISKEWSLDRLGRMELAVLRLACCEIMFGGSDAPIAINEALDLIKMFADEHAPPFINGVLEAIRKQRISA, encoded by the coding sequence TTGAGCGCGCGCCGCCGCTCTCGGCTTATCGCCGCGCAGGCGCTATACGCTTACGATATGGGCAACACCCGCCAAGACCTGATGGACGGCTTCCTCGCCGAGACGAAAATAGCGCAAAAATATAAAGAGTTCGCCGTTTCGCTTTTTGAAAAAACTTGCGCCAACCTAAGCGCGATCGACGCGGAGATCGCCTCCAAAATATCAAAAGAGTGGAGTCTGGATAGGCTAGGGCGCATGGAGCTTGCCGTTTTGCGGTTAGCCTGTTGCGAGATAATGTTTGGCGGTAGCGACGCGCCGATCGCCATTAACGAGGCGCTGGATTTAATAAAAATGTTCGCCGACGAACACGCGCCGCCGTTTATCAACGGAGTGTTGGAAGCGATCCGCAAACAAAGGATTAGCGCTTGA
- the ribH gene encoding 6,7-dimethyl-8-ribityllumazine synthase, with protein sequence MLYEGALRLDKNVKAAIIASRFNHIVTDRLVEGAKDSFIRHGGDEKNLDVVLTPGAFEIPMTLKKTIKTGRYAGIVCIGAVIRGSTPHFDYIAAETTKGIAAVALESLIPVTFGVLTTDTIEQAIERAGSKAGNKGFEAMTGVIELIDLYAKLGE encoded by the coding sequence ATGCTTTACGAAGGCGCGTTACGGCTAGACAAAAACGTCAAAGCGGCGATAATCGCTTCGCGTTTTAACCATATTGTTACCGATCGGCTTGTAGAGGGGGCGAAAGACAGCTTTATACGACACGGCGGCGACGAAAAGAATCTGGACGTAGTATTGACGCCCGGCGCGTTTGAAATACCGATGACGCTTAAAAAAACCATAAAAACTGGTCGTTACGCGGGCATAGTATGCATCGGCGCGGTGATACGCGGTTCTACGCCGCATTTTGATTATATAGCCGCCGAAACCACCAAAGGCATAGCCGCCGTCGCTTTAGAATCCCTGATTCCCGTAACCTTCGGCGTATTGACCACCGACACTATCGAGCAAGCCATAGAACGCGCCGGAAGCAAAGCGGGCAACAAAGGATTCGAGGCGATGACGGGAGTTATCGAGCTAATCGATCTCTACGCTAAACTAGGCGAATAG
- the rplS gene encoding 50S ribosomal protein L19: MRNRYIEAFEKAQIGERARPQFGAGDTIRIGVRIKEGEKTRVQIFEGVCISKRGEGANKTFIVRKIGANNIGVERIFPLYAEALETIEVIRRGRVRRAKLYYQRNLRGKAARIKEIRSAKTAENR, encoded by the coding sequence ATGAGAAACCGATATATCGAAGCCTTTGAAAAAGCGCAGATCGGCGAGAGAGCGCGTCCTCAGTTCGGCGCGGGCGACACTATTCGTATCGGCGTTAGAATCAAAGAGGGCGAAAAAACCCGCGTTCAGATTTTCGAGGGCGTTTGCATCTCCAAACGCGGCGAGGGCGCTAACAAAACCTTTATCGTTCGCAAGATTGGCGCGAACAATATCGGCGTAGAGCGTATTTTTCCGCTTTACGCGGAGGCGCTAGAAACAATCGAGGTTATTAGACGCGGTCGCGTTCGCCGCGCGAAACTCTACTACCAGCGTAACCTACGCGGTAAAGCGGCGCGTATCAAAGAGATTCGCTCCGCTAAAACCGCCGAAAATCGGTAG
- the trmD gene encoding tRNA (guanosine(37)-N1)-methyltransferase TrmD, whose product MRFSFITIFENLIAPYFNEAILKKAIDKKLLEIEIVNPRDYSADKWQKTDDTVTGGGAGMVMTPQPLFDSLADLRRKSPKVKILFMTPCAKRFGSRDAKRLAAQEHIAFVCGRYEGFDERAIEVFADEVFSIGDFVLTGGELPAIMMCDAIARFVSGTLGNERSALTDSFENAALESPSFTKPTLFRGYGTPSELLSGNHKAIDEFRSRLSALKTRYFRPDLT is encoded by the coding sequence ATGCGTTTTAGCTTTATTACGATCTTTGAGAACCTGATCGCGCCCTATTTCAACGAGGCGATCCTAAAAAAAGCGATTGATAAAAAGCTGCTTGAGATCGAGATCGTCAATCCGCGCGATTACTCCGCCGACAAATGGCAAAAAACCGACGATACGGTAACCGGCGGCGGCGCCGGAATGGTGATGACGCCGCAACCGCTGTTTGACTCGTTAGCCGATCTAAGGCGCAAATCGCCAAAGGTCAAGATTTTGTTCATGACGCCGTGCGCGAAAAGGTTCGGATCGCGCGACGCGAAAAGGTTAGCCGCGCAAGAACATATCGCTTTTGTCTGCGGGCGTTACGAGGGTTTCGACGAACGCGCGATCGAAGTTTTTGCCGACGAGGTTTTTTCGATCGGCGATTTTGTTTTGACGGGCGGCGAGTTACCCGCGATTATGATGTGCGACGCGATCGCCCGCTTTGTGAGCGGGACGCTTGGCAACGAGCGATCGGCGCTAACGGATAGCTTTGAAAACGCGGCTTTAGAGTCGCCTAGTTTTACGAAACCGACGCTGTTTCGCGGCTATGGAACGCCAAGCGAGCTACTTAGCGGCAATCATAAGGCGATCGACGAGTTTAGATCGCGCCTTTCGGCGCTAAAGACGCGCTATTTTCGCCCCGATCTGACTTAG
- a CDS encoding YbaB/EbfC family nucleoid-associated protein, producing MFENLNLGNIGELLTQVQQKAREIQESAESVAYTIKSGGGLIKIVANGKGEIVDLQIDDSLLGDKQSLVILLIAAFNETTERVDCAKKEAAMKMVGDFANLNAK from the coding sequence ATGTTTGAAAATTTAAACTTAGGGAATATCGGCGAGCTTTTAACCCAAGTGCAACAAAAAGCCCGCGAAATTCAAGAGAGCGCCGAAAGCGTCGCCTATACGATCAAAAGCGGCGGCGGACTTATAAAAATCGTAGCCAACGGCAAGGGGGAGATTGTCGATCTTCAGATCGACGACTCGCTTTTAGGAGACAAGCAATCGCTTGTTATTTTGCTGATCGCGGCGTTTAACGAAACGACCGAGCGCGTCGATTGCGCCAAAAAAGAGGCGGCTATGAAAATGGTGGGAGATTTTGCTAATCTTAACGCCAAATAA
- a CDS encoding aspartate 1-decarboxylase: MMREMMCAKIHRATVTDANINYVGSITIDEALLEASGILVGQKVEVLNLNNGERFGTYAIKGEKHSGKICLNGAAARKVCVGDKVIVVCYCLLDQREALNYKPTIVMVDENNTLTQVLREI; the protein is encoded by the coding sequence GTGATGCGAGAAATGATGTGCGCGAAGATTCATCGCGCCACGGTTACGGACGCGAATATAAATTACGTGGGATCGATTACGATCGACGAGGCTTTGCTGGAAGCGAGCGGGATTTTAGTCGGTCAAAAAGTGGAGGTGTTAAACCTCAACAACGGCGAGCGTTTTGGCACTTACGCGATCAAAGGCGAAAAACATAGCGGGAAAATCTGCTTAAACGGCGCGGCGGCGCGAAAAGTGTGCGTCGGCGATAAGGTGATTGTCGTATGTTACTGTTTGCTGGATCAACGAGAGGCGCTTAACTACAAGCCGACGATTGTAATGGTCGATGAAAACAACACGCTAACGCAGGTTTTGCGCGAAATATAG
- a CDS encoding UDP-N-acetylmuramoyl-L-alanyl-D-glutamate--2,6-diaminopimelate ligase: protein MKYPVISDRFKFVSSDSRECDGQTAFALDWYSRPFADDALKKGAPALLEASDLGGYFDVDMPIIGVTGTNGKTTIAALIYSILLDLGYSVAMQGTRGFFIDGEAIAPKGLTTPVLLDNYARIDRAKKAARDFFVTEVSSHAIAQGRVEALKFALKIHSNITGDHSDFHRTFEEYRRVKNSFFADDTLKLINKDDPQVEFNITNARTYAIETPATFKLEAYSQNDGLSGAILFGGERAIFNADLIGRFNLYNVTAAIGAVKLLTDKPLKTICDQVENFGGVAGRMEIVCKEPLTIVDFAHTPDGIDKALEALFPRKIVAVFGAGGDRDKSKRPLMAAAAAKHCKRLYITSDNPRSEDPQAIIDDIKVGCESHPNVVCIVDRKEAIAKALADLEKDEILAILGKGDETTQTIGDNILPFSDREVVLELLKGGAA, encoded by the coding sequence GTGAAATATCCCGTAATTTCAGATCGCTTCAAATTTGTCTCGAGCGATTCGCGCGAATGCGACGGTCAAACGGCGTTTGCTCTCGATTGGTATTCGCGCCCCTTTGCCGACGACGCGCTAAAAAAAGGCGCGCCCGCGCTTTTAGAGGCGTCCGATCTAGGCGGCTATTTTGACGTTGATATGCCGATAATAGGCGTTACGGGAACCAACGGCAAGACCACTATCGCGGCGCTTATCTACTCGATCTTGCTGGATTTAGGCTATAGCGTCGCTATGCAAGGCACGCGCGGTTTTTTTATCGACGGCGAAGCGATCGCGCCAAAAGGTCTTACCACGCCCGTTTTGCTGGATAATTACGCCCGAATAGATCGCGCCAAAAAAGCCGCGCGCGATTTTTTCGTTACCGAAGTCAGTAGCCACGCGATCGCGCAAGGGCGCGTCGAGGCGCTTAAATTCGCGCTTAAAATCCACTCCAATATCACGGGCGATCACTCGGATTTTCACCGAACGTTTGAGGAGTATCGGCGCGTGAAAAATAGTTTTTTTGCCGACGATACGCTAAAACTGATCAACAAAGACGATCCGCAAGTAGAGTTCAACATAACCAACGCCCGCACCTACGCGATCGAAACGCCCGCCACGTTTAAACTTGAAGCCTACTCGCAAAACGACGGTTTAAGCGGCGCGATCCTTTTTGGAGGCGAACGCGCAATCTTTAACGCCGATTTGATCGGGCGCTTTAACCTATACAACGTTACCGCCGCGATCGGCGCGGTAAAACTGCTAACCGACAAACCGCTAAAAACGATTTGCGATCAGGTTGAAAACTTTGGCGGCGTGGCGGGACGTATGGAGATTGTTTGCAAAGAACCGCTAACGATCGTAGATTTCGCCCATACGCCGGACGGGATCGATAAGGCGTTAGAGGCGCTCTTTCCGCGAAAAATCGTCGCGGTTTTCGGCGCGGGCGGCGATCGCGACAAAAGCAAACGACCGCTGATGGCGGCGGCAGCCGCCAAGCATTGCAAGAGGCTATATATTACAAGCGATAATCCGCGAAGCGAAGATCCGCAAGCGATTATCGACGATATTAAAGTCGGTTGCGAGTCTCACCCAAACGTCGTCTGTATCGTCGATCGCAAAGAGGCGATCGCCAAAGCCCTCGCCGATCTTGAAAAAGACGAGATTTTGGCTATACTAGGCAAAGGCGATGAAACGACGCAAACAATCGGCGATAACATTTTGCCCTTTAGCGATCGCGAAGTCGTCCTAGAACTACTAAAAGGAGGCGCGGCGTGA
- a CDS encoding NifU family protein: MRFPFTDEELFPAVERALDSVRGALRKDGGDIELLRVRQKEVFVRLTGACAACNASSQTLKKVVERAIRSRIHPEMIVIDSDNENVND, encoded by the coding sequence ATGCGCTTTCCGTTTACCGACGAGGAGCTTTTTCCCGCCGTCGAGCGCGCGCTAGACTCCGTTCGCGGCGCGTTGCGAAAGGACGGCGGCGATATAGAGCTTTTGCGCGTTCGTCAAAAAGAGGTTTTCGTGCGGCTAACGGGCGCGTGCGCCGCATGCAACGCGAGCTCGCAGACGCTTAAAAAAGTCGTCGAGCGGGCGATCAGATCGCGCATTCATCCGGAGATGATCGTAATAGACTCGGACAATGAAAACGTTAACGACTAA
- the rplQ gene encoding 50S ribosomal protein L17, with the protein MRHLKAHRKLGRTSAHRQALLKNLSIALIKAGKIETTEPKAKELKSYIEKLITRARRGDPNAHRAVFGKLQDKECAHKLVVEIAPKYADRKGGYTTIQKSGVRLGDAAPLAIISLI; encoded by the coding sequence ATGAGACATTTAAAAGCGCATCGCAAACTTGGACGCACTTCGGCGCATCGTCAAGCGTTGCTTAAAAATCTTAGTATCGCGTTAATAAAAGCGGGTAAGATAGAAACGACCGAGCCGAAAGCAAAAGAGCTTAAAAGCTATATCGAAAAATTGATAACCAGAGCGCGCAGAGGCGATCCAAACGCGCATCGCGCCGTATTCGGCAAATTGCAAGACAAAGAGTGCGCGCATAAATTAGTCGTCGAGATCGCGCCCAAATACGCCGATCGCAAAGGCGGCTATACGACAATTCAAAAAAGCGGCGTTAGGCTGGGCGACGCGGCGCCGCTGGCGATTATCTCGTTAATTTAA
- a CDS encoding DNA-directed RNA polymerase subunit alpha: MKKIKTAPHAPTEFVVTKSDNDRAVFEIYPFEPGYAITLAHPIKRLILSSAVGSAPIAVKIEGATHEFDSVRGVVEDAARLIVNLKNVRFKITGSEDRVELVASFKGPKEVKGADLAAQGVDVVTPEAHFATINEDGELKISIILEKGMGYVPSEDIRELIPEGYLPLDGIFGPVKKANYSIEKILVEDNPNFEKIVFEICTYGQIDPKEVFKSGVATLFKQTEVLSSALGVESAGLFGSKGGAYDENLKTLLIKVEDLGLSARSHNCLARSGVVYLGEVVLMDESELSKVKNLGKKSLDEIKDKLSQLGYPVHESLSDDLAKRLKAAIAELKG, translated from the coding sequence ATGAAAAAAATCAAAACGGCGCCACACGCGCCTACCGAATTTGTCGTAACGAAAAGCGATAACGATCGCGCTGTGTTTGAAATTTACCCTTTCGAGCCGGGATACGCTATTACTTTGGCTCACCCGATCAAACGGTTAATTCTCTCCAGCGCGGTCGGTAGCGCGCCGATCGCCGTAAAAATCGAAGGCGCCACGCACGAGTTTGACAGCGTTCGCGGCGTGGTCGAAGACGCGGCTCGCCTGATCGTCAATCTAAAAAACGTTCGCTTCAAAATTACGGGAAGCGAGGATAGGGTAGAGCTAGTCGCATCCTTTAAAGGTCCTAAAGAGGTCAAAGGCGCCGATCTCGCCGCTCAGGGTGTTGACGTAGTAACGCCGGAAGCGCACTTCGCGACGATTAACGAGGACGGCGAGCTGAAAATTTCCATTATTTTGGAAAAAGGCATGGGTTACGTGCCGAGCGAGGATATACGCGAGTTGATCCCCGAAGGCTACTTGCCGCTCGACGGGATTTTCGGTCCCGTTAAAAAAGCCAACTACTCTATCGAAAAGATATTGGTGGAGGACAACCCGAACTTTGAAAAGATCGTTTTCGAGATATGCACGTATGGGCAGATCGATCCAAAGGAGGTTTTCAAAAGCGGCGTAGCCACGCTCTTTAAGCAGACAGAGGTGCTTTCTTCCGCGCTTGGCGTGGAGAGCGCGGGCTTGTTTGGCTCGAAGGGCGGCGCTTACGACGAGAACTTAAAAACGCTCCTGATCAAAGTCGAGGATTTAGGGCTTTCGGCTAGAAGCCATAACTGTTTGGCAAGAAGCGGCGTCGTCTATTTAGGCGAAGTGGTTTTGATGGACGAGTCGGAGCTTAGCAAGGTGAAAAACCTTGGCAAGAAATCGTTGGACGAGATAAAAGACAAGCTATCGCAACTAGGCTATCCCGTCCACGAGTCGCTTTCGGACGATCTAGCCAAAAGACTTAAAGCGGCAATAGCGGAATTAAAAGGTTAA
- the rpsD gene encoding 30S ribosomal protein S4 gives MARYRGPVEKIERRLGVNLNLKGERRLAGKSAIEKRPYAPGQHGQRRTKISEYGLQLREKQKARYMYGVSEKQCAGAYKEASRRLGNTGENFIQLLESRLDNVVYRMGFATTRRLARQIVSHGHILVNGRAANVPSMLLKAGAKVAVKEKMRNNPQIQRAIELTNQTGLSAWVDVDRDNFEGIFTRVPDRSELSLPIEERLIIELYSK, from the coding sequence ATGGCAAGATATAGAGGTCCCGTAGAAAAGATCGAAAGAAGGCTCGGCGTAAATCTGAACCTTAAAGGCGAGCGCCGTTTAGCGGGCAAGAGCGCGATCGAAAAGCGCCCTTACGCTCCGGGGCAACACGGTCAAAGACGAACCAAGATTAGCGAATACGGCTTGCAACTACGCGAAAAGCAAAAGGCGCGCTATATGTACGGCGTGAGCGAGAAGCAGTGCGCCGGCGCTTACAAAGAGGCGAGCCGCCGCTTGGGCAACACCGGCGAAAACTTTATCCAGTTGCTTGAAAGCCGCCTTGATAACGTGGTCTATCGAATGGGTTTCGCCACGACGCGCCGCCTTGCGAGACAGATTGTAAGCCACGGTCATATTCTTGTAAACGGTAGAGCCGCAAACGTGCCGTCGATGCTTTTGAAAGCGGGCGCAAAAGTCGCGGTTAAAGAGAAGATGAGAAACAATCCGCAGATTCAACGCGCGATAGAGCTTACCAATCAGACGGGCTTGTCCGCTTGGGTTGACGTGGATAGAGATAATTTTGAGGGGATTTTCACTCGCGTACCCGATCGTAGCGAGCTTAGCTTGCCGATCGAAGAGCGCCTGATTATCGAACTGTATTCCAAGTAA
- the rpsK gene encoding 30S ribosomal protein S11, whose product MAITATKQQRTTRKKIKKTIGKGVVHIAATFNNTNITVTDEAGNVICWTTAGSLGFKGSKKSTPYAAQQAVENALAKAKEAGLKEVAIRVQGPGGGRETAIKSVGAFDGIKVTSLKDVTPLPHNGCRPPKRRRV is encoded by the coding sequence ATGGCGATAACCGCTACAAAACAACAGCGAACGACGCGCAAAAAGATTAAAAAGACCATAGGCAAGGGAGTGGTGCATATAGCCGCGACCTTTAACAACACCAACATAACCGTAACCGACGAAGCGGGTAACGTGATCTGCTGGACTACGGCGGGTAGTTTGGGTTTCAAGGGCAGCAAAAAATCCACCCCTTACGCCGCGCAACAGGCGGTGGAAAACGCGCTGGCGAAAGCCAAAGAAGCGGGATTAAAAGAGGTTGCGATTCGCGTTCAAGGTCCGGGCGGCGGGCGCGAAACGGCGATAAAGAGCGTCGGCGCGTTTGACGGAATCAAAGTAACCTCTCTCAAAGACGTAACGCCGTTGCCGCACAACGGTTGCAGACCGCCCAAACGAAGAAGAGTGTAA
- the rpsM gene encoding 30S ribosomal protein S13, giving the protein MARIAGVDLPKKKRIEFGLTYIYGVGRATSLRALAATGVSPDKRVADLSEDDVAALTKELRNYAIEGDLRKRTAMDIKNLIDIKTLRGIRHRKGLPVRGQRTKTNARTRKGKRKTVGSKPKEA; this is encoded by the coding sequence ATGGCACGTATTGCGGGCGTCGATCTGCCCAAAAAGAAACGAATCGAGTTTGGTTTGACCTATATATACGGCGTTGGACGCGCCACCTCTCTTAGAGCGCTCGCGGCGACGGGGGTTAGCCCCGATAAGCGCGTGGCGGATCTAAGCGAGGACGATGTAGCCGCCCTCACAAAAGAGCTTCGCAATTACGCGATCGAGGGCGATTTGCGAAAGCGCACGGCTATGGACATTAAAAACCTTATAGACATTAAAACGTTGCGCGGCATTCGTCATCGCAAGGGTTTGCCCGTTCGCGGTCAGCGAACCAAAACCAACGCGCGCACCCGCAAAGGCAAGCGCAAAACCGTAGGCTCTAAGCCCAAAGAAGCATAA
- the rpmJ gene encoding 50S ribosomal protein L36 translates to MKVRASVKKMCDKCKVIKRKRVARVICANPKHKQRQG, encoded by the coding sequence GTGAAAGTTAGAGCAAGCGTTAAAAAAATGTGCGATAAATGTAAGGTTATTAAACGCAAAAGAGTCGCGCGCGTTATCTGCGCGAATCCAAAACATAAGCAAAGGCAAGGATAA
- the infA gene encoding translation initiation factor IF-1, with product MAKDDVIEIDGIVNQALPNATFRVELENKHVILCHIAGKMRMHYIRILPGDKVKVELTPYSLDKGRIIYRYK from the coding sequence TTGGCAAAAGACGACGTAATAGAGATTGACGGAATCGTAAATCAGGCGCTTCCCAACGCCACTTTTCGCGTGGAGTTGGAGAATAAGCACGTGATTTTGTGCCATATCGCCGGCAAAATGCGTATGCACTATATCCGCATACTGCCGGGCGATAAGGTTAAGGTGGAGCTAACGCCATATAGCCTAGACAAAGGCAGAATAATTTATCGTTATAAGTAG
- the map gene encoding type I methionyl aminopeptidase: protein MAIALRNKNEIAGLRAANRLVARTLERVGALVKEGATTNDLAREAERFIVENGARASFKGLYQPPFSGAICTSKNEVIIHGVPDDTPLKEGDILGLDIGVELNGWYGDAAVTLPVGKISQADQKLIDCAKETLYEAIDSIKAGMRFKELSAVLEESIVSRGYVPLRGYCGHGLGRKPHEEPQILNYVEGKPTQGPKIKEGMVFCIEPMICQKSGRSKILADKWSVTSEDGLNGSHYEHAVAIMGGRAEILSVA from the coding sequence ATGGCGATAGCGCTTCGCAACAAAAACGAGATCGCCGGCTTGCGCGCGGCAAATCGATTGGTCGCGAGGACGCTCGAGCGCGTGGGCGCTCTCGTAAAAGAGGGCGCGACCACAAACGATCTTGCGAGAGAGGCGGAGCGCTTTATCGTCGAAAACGGCGCGCGCGCGTCGTTTAAAGGGCTATACCAACCGCCCTTTTCCGGCGCGATCTGCACCTCAAAAAACGAGGTGATCATTCACGGCGTTCCCGACGATACGCCGCTTAAAGAGGGCGATATTCTTGGGCTGGACATAGGCGTAGAGCTAAACGGTTGGTATGGCGACGCGGCGGTAACTTTGCCGGTGGGCAAGATTTCGCAAGCCGATCAAAAGCTGATCGACTGCGCCAAAGAGACGCTCTACGAGGCGATTGACTCGATCAAAGCGGGCATGCGTTTCAAAGAGCTAAGCGCCGTTTTAGAAGAGTCGATCGTTTCAAGAGGCTATGTTCCTCTGCGCGGTTATTGCGGGCACGGACTTGGGCGAAAACCGCACGAGGAGCCGCAGATATTAAACTATGTCGAAGGTAAACCTACGCAGGGACCAAAGATCAAAGAGGGCATGGTTTTTTGCATCGAACCGATGATCTGCCAAAAAAGCGGCAGAAGTAAAATACTCGCCGATAAATGGTCGGTAACGAGCGAGGACGGGCTTAACGGCAGTCATTACGAACACGCCGTGGCGATAATGGGCGGCAGAGCCGAGATTTTATCAGTAGCGTAA
- the secY gene encoding preprotein translocase subunit SecY, producing MDKALVNKILITLGFLFIFRVLAYVPTPGVDVEVIKELFDSHRGDALGLYNMFSGNAVERLSIISLGIMPYITAAIIMELLAATFPELGKLKKERDGMQKYMQIVRYMTVGIALVQSIGVAIGLNSLSGEGGKNPIMLDMNVFVALASASMTAGTMILLWIGEQITKRGVGNGTSLIIFGGIVAGIPSAIDETIRLINSAEMNFLVAIAIVAIMLLTVAAIIYVELAERRVPVSYSRKVIIESQNKRVMNYIPIKINLSGVIPPIFASAILMFPATLLQASENEYVRFARDLLSPDGYWFNFATFLLVIFFAYFYASIVFNPKDIAENLKRQGGFIPGVRPGQHSSEYLSEIASRLTFWGAIYLAIISTLPWVLVKSMGVPFYFGGTAVLIVVQVALDTMRKIEAQIYMSRYQTLSAVGL from the coding sequence ATGGATAAAGCCCTAGTTAATAAAATCCTAATCACCTTAGGATTTTTATTTATTTTCCGCGTGCTTGCATACGTGCCTACGCCGGGCGTTGACGTCGAGGTTATCAAAGAGCTTTTCGACTCTCATCGGGGCGACGCTCTGGGGCTTTATAATATGTTTAGCGGCAACGCCGTGGAGCGCCTTAGCATTATCAGCTTAGGCATTATGCCCTACATTACCGCCGCTATTATTATGGAGCTTTTAGCGGCGACCTTTCCGGAGCTTGGCAAACTGAAAAAAGAGCGCGACGGCATGCAGAAATATATGCAGATCGTTCGTTATATGACCGTCGGCATAGCCTTAGTTCAGTCAATTGGCGTGGCGATCGGGTTAAACAGTCTTTCGGGAGAGGGCGGCAAAAATCCGATTATGCTCGATATGAACGTCTTTGTCGCGTTAGCGTCCGCTTCAATGACGGCTGGGACTATGATCTTGTTGTGGATCGGAGAGCAGATTACCAAGCGCGGCGTGGGTAACGGCACCAGCCTTATCATCTTCGGCGGCATTGTCGCGGGGATTCCGAGCGCTATCGACGAGACGATCAGACTTATCAACAGCGCGGAGATGAACTTTTTAGTCGCGATCGCCATCGTGGCGATTATGCTGCTAACAGTGGCGGCGATTATCTATGTGGAGCTTGCCGAAAGGCGCGTGCCGGTTAGCTACTCCCGCAAAGTAATAATCGAAAGTCAGAACAAGCGCGTTATGAACTATATTCCGATCAAGATCAACCTAAGCGGCGTTATACCGCCGATCTTTGCCAGCGCGATCTTGATGTTTCCCGCTACGCTGTTACAGGCGAGCGAGAACGAATACGTGCGTTTCGCGCGAGACCTCTTAAGTCCAGACGGCTATTGGTTTAACTTCGCGACCTTTTTGCTCGTGATATTTTTCGCCTATTTTTACGCTTCGATCGTCTTTAACCCTAAGGACATAGCCGAAAATCTCAAACGGCAAGGCGGCTTTATTCCGGGCGTGCGTCCGGGACAGCACAGCTCGGAGTATTTAAGCGAGATCGCAAGCCGTTTGACGTTTTGGGGCGCGATATATCTGGCGATCATCTCCACTCTTCCGTGGGTGTTGGTCAAATCTATGGGCGTGCCGTTTTATTTCGGCGGCACGGCGGTGCTGATCGTGGTGCAAGTGGCGCTAGATACGATGCGCAAAATCGAGGCGCAGATCTATATGAGCCGCTATCAGACGCTTAGCGCGGTCGGTTTATAG